From the genome of Penaeus chinensis breed Huanghai No. 1 chromosome 37, ASM1920278v2, whole genome shotgun sequence, one region includes:
- the LOC125045409 gene encoding protein singed wings 2-like has protein sequence MWQLRLLGKLILVLLGASTWAHTLSIPEENSIQPTHSSSGPCHAVEPTEIVCRGMQSLEEVSSNIPEEMRAQVTKLTLENAVQGVWTRDDLVKLPSLHTVVFNHSYFSEWELPTRPDAPSLSRLILEDCWNNNTLKTSKMRSTLSLTTETLAGLGGLEEFHIIDCYVLDLNLSTIETVKPLQLLNIVGGGLNCTKDKLWMLDWMEVGRANITNTTRCFVVSSGEMTLFSTRYSFNDHQFLLCMKYVKETERDCPSQCQCNVQGFKESQYPIIHLLCERVGLTQLPEVIPRCTTRMQFGWNNITDINTLFTNENYRRMDSILLNNNQISYINGDLFYNYIKGRPLDVYINLANNKLTTLPIKEINRIYEEARQTSQLFYPTFNLADNPWNCDNCSFLPEFQKLVYYQSTMIPDYHDIRCPSDSEHHPKKRLILIDVKSQCSSGPPLLSSLDILNITLALLLLLLIINFLHNFYQYRRHGKLPWIIIRMPCC, from the exons ATGTGGCAGCTTAGATTGCTCGGAAAATTAATTTTAGTCCTGCTAGGAGCTTCAACATGG GCACATACATTATCCATCCCTGAGGAGAACAGCATTCAGCCCACACACAGTTCTTCTGGCCCATGTCATGCTGTGGAACCAACAGAG ATTGTGTGTAGGGGTATGCAATCCCTTGAAGAGGTGTCCAGCAACATTCCAGAAGAAATGAGGGCACAAGTAACAAAACTCACTTTGGAGAATGCTGTTCAGGGAGTCTGGACAAGGGATGACCTAGTAAAGCTGCCATCACTGCACACTGTTGTATTCAACCACAG CTATTTTTCTGAGTGGGAACTTCCCACACGGCCAGATGCTCCTTCCCTCTCACGGTTGATACTGGAGGACTGCTGGAATAACAATACTCTCAAGACCTCCAAGATGAGGTCCACACTCTCCCTTACAACTGAG ACATTAGCAGGTCTGGGAGGGTTAGAAGAGTTTCACATCATAGACTGCTATGTTCTCGACTTAAACCTCAGTACCATTGAGACTGTAAAACCTCTCCAACTTCTCAATATAGTTG GTGGAGGCCTCAACTGCACGAAGGATAAGCTATGGATGCTGGATTGGATGGAAGTAGGCCGAGCAAACATCACAAATACCACAAGGTGCTTCGTGGTGAGCTCAGGGGAGATGACTCTCTTCTCCACACGCTATAGTTTCAATGACCACCAATTCTTGCTCTGCATGAAGTATgtgaag GAAACAGAGCGTGATTGCCCAAGCCAGTGCCAGTGCAATGTCCAAGGCTTCAAGGAGAGTCAGTACCCAATAATACACTTGCTTTGTGAGAGGGTTGGCCTCACCCAACTGCCTGAGGTCATCCCAAGATGTACAACACGCATGCAGTTTGGATGGAATAAT ATCACTGACATAAATACGCTCTTCACTAATGAGAACTATCGGAGGATGGATTCCATTCTCTTGAACAACAATCAGATTTCTTACATCAATGGAGATCTCTTCTATAACTATATCAAGGGGCGACCACTTGATGTTTACATCAATCTTGCAAACAATAAGTTGACAACG TTGCCAATCAAGGAAATTAACAGGATTTATGAGGAGGCACGCCAAACATCACAGCTCTTCTACCCAACATTCAACCTGGCAGATAATCCCTGGAACTGTGACAATTGCTCCTTCTTGCCAGAATTCCAG AAACTGGTGTATTACCAGAGCACAATGATTCCTGATTATCATGATATCCGCTGCCCAAGTGACAGTGAACACCATCCCAAAAAGCGTCTGATCTTGATTGATGTCAAGTCACAGTGCTCTTCTGGTCCTCCCCTGCTGAGTTCCCTTGACATCCTCAATATCACCTTGGCTCTTTTGCTGCTGCTTCTCATTATCAACTTCCTCCACAATTTCTACCAGTACAGACGCCATGGGAAGCTGCCTTGGATCATCATTCGGATGCCCTGCTGCTGA